A window of Eikenella corrodens contains these coding sequences:
- a CDS encoding type II toxin-antitoxin system RatA family toxin, producing the protein MSLKTVKKSLLVPHSAEQMFELVDKAEDYPQFLPWYSRTEIIERSGNELKARLFMDYMGVRQSFATHNRNIPGREIRMVLLEGPFKSLNGTWHFLPLGDDACKVEFELHYEFSSRMLSALISPVFSHISGTLVDAFVKEAGRRYA; encoded by the coding sequence ATGTCGCTCAAAACCGTGAAGAAATCCCTGCTCGTGCCGCATTCTGCCGAGCAGATGTTCGAGCTGGTGGACAAAGCGGAGGATTATCCGCAGTTTCTGCCGTGGTATAGCCGCACCGAAATCATCGAGCGCAGCGGCAACGAATTGAAAGCACGGCTGTTTATGGACTATATGGGCGTGCGCCAATCGTTTGCCACGCACAACCGCAACATCCCCGGCCGCGAAATCCGTATGGTGTTGCTGGAAGGCCCGTTTAAAAGCCTGAACGGAACTTGGCACTTCCTGCCCTTGGGCGACGATGCCTGCAAAGTGGAATTCGAGCTGCACTACGAATTTTCCAGCCGTATGCTTTCCGCGCTCATCAGCCCCGTGTTCAGCCACATCAGCGGCACGCTGGTGGACGCTTTCGTGAAAGAGGCAGGCCGCCGCTATGCCTAG
- a CDS encoding M23 family metallopeptidase → MDKQKKTVTVMVLDEHRTETFVIAESRLRAIKPTIIGLSLATAVLLAALLALGWHHYRSYSQFAQQQQQTQALNQQIEDLKEARSAEVNAKLNQLAQSEKAVADLQNYLRQRGANVPVPKPAASEPGKPISQAGGPRSILPPADTPEFSQTIENLLKAARTVPLGRPAQGGLSSGFGPRHNPFGGKGSEFHHGLDFRGNVGDPAYVTANGTVEFAGTMNGYGQVVKVRHGYGYSTVYGHLSHIDVQPGQTVKAGDLVGKIGSTGRSTGPHLHYEVRLNNEPHDPATFLSLAK, encoded by the coding sequence ATGGATAAGCAAAAGAAAACCGTTACGGTGATGGTGCTGGACGAGCACCGCACCGAAACCTTCGTTATCGCCGAATCTCGGCTGCGCGCCATCAAACCCACCATCATCGGCCTTTCCCTGGCCACGGCGGTGCTATTGGCCGCGCTGTTGGCTTTGGGTTGGCACCACTACCGAAGCTACAGCCAATTTGCGCAACAACAACAGCAAACCCAAGCGCTCAATCAGCAAATCGAAGACTTGAAAGAAGCCCGCTCCGCCGAAGTAAACGCCAAGCTCAACCAGCTCGCCCAATCCGAAAAAGCCGTGGCCGACCTGCAAAACTACCTGCGCCAGCGCGGCGCAAACGTTCCCGTTCCCAAACCTGCCGCCTCCGAGCCCGGCAAACCCATCAGCCAAGCCGGCGGCCCGCGCAGCATCCTGCCCCCCGCCGACACGCCCGAATTCAGCCAAACCATTGAAAACCTGCTCAAAGCCGCCCGTACCGTACCGCTCGGCCGCCCTGCCCAAGGCGGGCTCTCCTCCGGCTTCGGCCCCAGGCACAACCCGTTTGGCGGCAAAGGCAGCGAGTTCCACCACGGCCTGGATTTTCGCGGCAACGTAGGCGACCCCGCGTACGTTACCGCCAACGGCACCGTAGAATTTGCCGGCACCATGAACGGCTACGGCCAAGTGGTGAAAGTGCGCCACGGCTACGGCTACAGTACCGTATACGGCCATTTGTCGCACATCGACGTGCAGCCCGGCCAAACGGTTAAAGCGGGCGACCTCGTCGGCAAAATCGGCTCTACCGGCCGCTCCACCGGCCCGCACCTGCACTATGAAGTACGCCTCAACAACGAGCCGCACGACCCCGCCACCTTCCTCAGCCTCGCCAAATAA
- a CDS encoding bactofilin family protein has product MFKDKKDRSQPAAAPGAIDTIIGAQCRIQGDILSQQSVKIDGQIQGNVQAGGTVIIGDKGAVNGDIRGSDLIVFGKTEGLIEVKKLHLKPNARVTGNIRTQSLQVEDGAVYTGDIRMDRNAGNATLPPAGNTPEKAIAAPADKPVNK; this is encoded by the coding sequence ATGTTTAAAGACAAAAAAGACCGTTCCCAGCCCGCCGCCGCCCCCGGCGCCATCGACACCATCATCGGCGCACAATGCCGGATTCAGGGCGACATCCTCAGCCAGCAATCGGTGAAAATCGACGGCCAAATCCAAGGCAACGTACAAGCCGGCGGCACCGTCATCATCGGCGACAAAGGTGCGGTGAACGGCGACATCCGCGGCAGCGATCTGATCGTATTCGGCAAAACCGAAGGCTTGATCGAAGTGAAAAAACTCCACCTCAAACCCAACGCCCGCGTAACCGGCAATATCCGCACCCAATCCCTGCAAGTGGAAGACGGCGCCGTTTACACCGGCGATATCCGCATGGACCGCAACGCCGGCAACGCCACCCTCCCCCCGGCCGGCAACACTCCGGAAAAAGCCATTGCCGCACCGGCAGACAAACCAGTAAACAAATAA
- a CDS encoding putative quinol monooxygenase — protein sequence MMITVVAQFEVKPAELDQFLQHCDELIAETRKENGCLSYHLYQNTQQPNQVSFIELWQNQAVLDTHSASAHFTRIVPVLVEACEKAPVIQLYTQIK from the coding sequence ATGATGATTACCGTAGTTGCCCAATTCGAAGTCAAACCGGCCGAGCTGGATCAGTTTCTGCAACATTGTGATGAGCTGATTGCCGAAACCCGTAAGGAAAACGGCTGCCTGTCTTACCACCTCTATCAAAACACCCAGCAGCCCAACCAAGTCAGCTTTATCGAGCTGTGGCAAAACCAGGCTGTGCTGGACACGCATTCCGCCTCCGCCCACTTCACCCGTATCGTGCCCGTTTTGGTGGAAGCTTGCGAAAAAGCGCCGGTTATCCAGTTGTATACTCAGATTAAATAA
- a CDS encoding UvrD-helicase domain-containing protein: MSTSPFQLNPQQLEAVHYLGGPLFVLAGAGSGKTRVITEKIAHLIREVGYAPHNIAAITFTNKAAAEMQERTAAMLGSHQTRGLTVCTFHSLGMRLLREEAQHIGYKKNFSVFDGSDSGKIIAELLGSSGRDAVFRAQHKISLWKNDLLTPEQAFQVASNEWERQTARLYAGYQETLHSYQAVDFDDLILLPTRLLQNEAGIRIKWQMRLLHLLVDECQDTNTCQYTLMKLLTGAEGRFTAVGDDDQSIYAWRGANMENLRLLQQDYPALKIIKLEQNYRSSARILRVANQVIANNPKLFPKTLWSQYGEGEPVRIIACQNEQHEAEYAAGSIIRRRNQSGDSLNYADFAILYRSNHQARLFEEALRSAHIPYRVSGGQSFFEKAEIKDILAYLRLLANPDDDPAFLRAATTPKRGIGDATLSSLNRYASAASCSLYAAANTAEALAQLPAAGREALRQFTALMQSYQSRAQSEPAGSLIQELLADIRYETYLLEHEEGKSGEIKWRNVQDLCAWLARKGEQDGKTLIELSQTIALMNLLDSRSKEETDTVTLSTLHASKGLEYPHVILAGCEEGLFPHADSVEEGNLDEERRLMYVGITRAKHSLTLTHCVKRRRQGGWQFPEPSRFIGEMPQADLKILGRKGGEPIVSHEEGKANLRSMLDMLNAKIEQSK, encoded by the coding sequence ATGTCCACATCACCCTTCCAACTCAACCCCCAGCAGCTCGAAGCCGTGCATTATCTTGGCGGCCCCTTGTTTGTGCTGGCCGGCGCCGGCAGCGGCAAAACCCGCGTCATTACCGAAAAAATCGCCCACCTCATCCGCGAAGTGGGCTACGCCCCGCACAACATCGCCGCCATCACCTTCACCAACAAAGCCGCCGCCGAAATGCAGGAGCGCACCGCCGCCATGCTCGGCAGCCACCAAACCCGCGGGCTTACCGTCTGCACCTTCCACTCGCTGGGCATGCGCCTCTTGCGCGAAGAAGCCCAACACATCGGCTACAAAAAAAACTTCTCCGTGTTCGACGGCTCCGACAGCGGCAAAATCATCGCCGAGCTGCTCGGCAGCAGCGGCCGCGACGCCGTCTTCCGCGCCCAGCACAAAATCTCCCTGTGGAAAAACGACCTGCTCACCCCCGAGCAAGCCTTTCAGGTAGCCTCCAACGAATGGGAACGCCAAACCGCCCGGCTCTATGCCGGCTATCAGGAAACCCTGCACAGCTACCAAGCCGTCGATTTCGACGACCTCATCCTCCTGCCCACCCGCCTGCTGCAAAACGAAGCCGGCATCCGAATCAAATGGCAGATGCGCCTGCTGCACCTCCTGGTGGACGAATGCCAAGACACCAACACCTGCCAATACACCCTCATGAAGCTGCTCACCGGTGCCGAAGGCCGCTTCACCGCGGTGGGCGACGACGACCAAAGCATCTACGCCTGGCGCGGCGCCAACATGGAAAATCTCCGCCTGCTCCAGCAAGACTACCCCGCCCTCAAAATCATCAAGCTCGAGCAAAACTACCGCTCCTCCGCCCGCATCCTGCGCGTGGCCAACCAAGTTATCGCCAACAACCCCAAACTCTTCCCCAAAACCCTCTGGAGCCAATACGGCGAAGGCGAGCCCGTGCGCATCATCGCCTGCCAAAACGAACAACACGAAGCCGAATACGCCGCCGGCAGCATCATCCGCCGGCGCAACCAAAGCGGCGACAGCCTCAACTACGCCGACTTCGCCATCCTCTACCGCAGCAACCACCAAGCCCGCCTGTTTGAAGAAGCCCTGCGCAGCGCCCACATCCCCTACCGCGTTTCCGGCGGCCAAAGCTTCTTTGAAAAAGCCGAAATCAAAGACATCCTCGCCTACCTGCGCCTGCTCGCCAACCCCGACGACGACCCCGCCTTCCTGCGCGCCGCCACCACCCCCAAACGCGGCATCGGCGACGCCACCCTCAGCAGCCTCAACCGCTACGCTTCAGCCGCCTCCTGCAGCCTCTACGCCGCCGCCAACACCGCCGAAGCCCTAGCCCAACTTCCCGCCGCCGGCCGCGAAGCCCTGCGCCAATTCACCGCCCTCATGCAAAGCTACCAAAGCCGCGCCCAAAGCGAGCCCGCCGGCAGCCTCATCCAAGAGCTCCTGGCCGACATCCGCTACGAAACCTACCTGCTCGAACACGAAGAAGGCAAAAGCGGCGAAATCAAATGGCGCAACGTGCAAGATTTATGCGCCTGGCTGGCCAGAAAAGGCGAACAAGACGGCAAAACCCTGATCGAACTCTCCCAAACCATCGCCCTGATGAACCTGCTCGACAGCCGCAGCAAAGAAGAAACCGACACCGTCACCCTCTCCACCCTACACGCCTCCAAAGGCCTCGAATACCCCCACGTTATCCTCGCCGGCTGCGAAGAAGGCCTCTTCCCCCACGCCGACAGCGTAGAAGAAGGCAACCTCGACGAAGAACGCCGCCTCATGTACGTCGGCATCACCCGCGCCAAACACAGCCTCACCCTCACCCACTGCGTCAAACGCCGCCGCCAAGGCGGCTGGCAATTCCCCGAGCCCAGCCGCTTTATCGGCGAAATGCCCCAAGCCGACCTCAAAATCCTCGGCCGCAAAGGCGGCGAACCCATCGTGAGCCACGAAGAAGGCAAAGCCAACCTGCGCAGCATGCTCGATATGCTCAACGCCAAAATAGAACAAAGCAAATAA
- the dprA gene encoding DNA-processing protein DprA has protein sequence MKNSAERLAWIQLALMPYIGAETFYELCRHYGSAAAVWAAEQEVGAILPSRPAQEAWRSRRHEAEAAAEAALAWEQQANCRLLLACDADFPPQLGEGITAPPLLFARGNTEWLHRPSVAIVGSRHATPQAMRIAGEFGEALAAAGIVTVSGMAAGIDSAAHEGALRKQGGTVAVWGTGIDRVYPVANKALAHRIAEEGCVLSEFPLGTRPLAGNFPRRNRLIAALSSAVLVVEAALESGSLITARLAADMGREVFAVPGSIDNPHSKGCHALIKQGAKLTETLADILEECPQLPQTVSPNRQTAVQAKRLPESERSEFLQNQNADGEHRQAELLPNEQPALADTAPEPSETETSPLLQAMGYDPVHPDSLAEMLKLPAADVYAELTLLEINGQIAPLSGGRYQRIAPNRNTK, from the coding sequence ATGAAAAATTCCGCAGAACGTTTAGCCTGGATACAGCTTGCGCTGATGCCGTATATCGGCGCGGAAACGTTTTACGAATTGTGCCGCCACTACGGTTCGGCAGCCGCCGTGTGGGCTGCCGAGCAGGAAGTGGGCGCCATTCTGCCCAGCCGTCCGGCGCAGGAAGCCTGGCGCAGCCGCCGCCACGAGGCCGAAGCCGCTGCTGAAGCTGCGTTGGCATGGGAGCAGCAGGCAAACTGCCGTTTATTGTTGGCTTGCGATGCAGATTTTCCACCGCAATTGGGTGAAGGCATCACCGCCCCGCCCTTATTGTTTGCCCGCGGTAACACTGAATGGCTACACCGGCCTTCGGTGGCCATCGTGGGCAGCCGCCATGCCACACCGCAAGCGATGCGGATTGCCGGCGAATTTGGCGAAGCGCTGGCCGCAGCCGGCATCGTAACCGTATCCGGCATGGCTGCCGGCATCGACAGCGCCGCCCACGAAGGCGCATTGCGCAAGCAGGGCGGTACGGTGGCGGTGTGGGGCACGGGCATCGACCGCGTATATCCCGTAGCCAACAAAGCTTTGGCGCACCGCATTGCCGAAGAAGGCTGCGTGCTCTCCGAATTCCCCTTGGGCACGCGCCCGCTGGCCGGCAACTTCCCGCGCCGCAACCGCCTGATTGCCGCCCTCTCCTCTGCCGTGCTGGTGGTGGAGGCCGCTTTAGAATCCGGTTCACTGATTACTGCACGGCTGGCGGCAGACATGGGGCGCGAAGTGTTTGCCGTGCCCGGCTCCATCGACAACCCGCACAGCAAAGGCTGCCACGCGCTGATTAAGCAGGGTGCGAAGCTCACTGAAACGCTGGCCGATATTTTGGAAGAATGCCCGCAGCTGCCGCAAACCGTATCGCCTAACCGCCAAACGGCAGTCCAAGCCAAAAGGCTACCTGAAAGTGAGCGCAGCGAGTTTCTACAAAACCAAAACGCAGATGGTGAACATCGCCAAGCCGAATTGCTCCCAAACGAGCAGCCAGCCTTGGCCGATACCGCGCCGGAGCCATCCGAAACGGAAACCTCGCCGCTGCTGCAAGCCATGGGTTACGACCCGGTACACCCCGACAGTCTGGCCGAAATGCTCAAACTGCCCGCCGCCGATGTGTATGCCGAACTGACTTTATTAGAAATCAACGGCCAAATTGCCCCGCTCTCCGGCGGCCGCTACCAACGGATTGCTCCAAATAGGAATACCAAATGA
- a CDS encoding RnfH family protein: MPSDTPLHIEVAYTEPGKQRLLAFQVASGTTARQAVLQSALPTEFPHVDFAAAPIGIFGKKVKDSTPLRAGDRVEVYRALLIDPKENRRRKAAAKQKKEAT, from the coding sequence ATGCCTAGCGATACCCCGCTCCATATCGAAGTGGCCTATACCGAGCCGGGGAAACAACGCCTGCTGGCTTTTCAGGTAGCCAGCGGCACCACCGCGCGGCAGGCCGTGCTGCAATCCGCCTTGCCAACCGAATTTCCGCACGTGGATTTTGCCGCCGCGCCCATCGGCATCTTCGGCAAAAAAGTGAAAGACAGCACCCCGCTGCGCGCAGGCGACCGCGTGGAAGTGTACCGCGCCCTGCTCATTGACCCGAAAGAAAACCGCCGCCGCAAAGCCGCCGCCAAACAGAAAAAAGAGGCTACCTGA
- the topA gene encoding type I DNA topoisomerase — MSKNLLIVESPNKIKSIKKYLGSDFEVLASFGHVRDLVPKNGAVDPEHDFAMKYEVPAKSKKHIDAIVAAAKEADTLYLATDPDREGEAISWHIYEILKSKRGIKNLDERTLRVVFHEVTKKGVQEALKQPRKLDMGLVDAQQARRALDYLVGFNLSPLLWKKIRRGLSAGRVQSPALRLICERENEIRAFETQEYWSVHLDSHKGRQKFAAKLTQWQGGKLEQFSLPNEAAQAAVLAAMQGKSAQVLDVVKKKATRKPAAPYTTSTMQQDAVRKLGFTTDRTMRTAQQLFEGVDVGQGSVGLITYMRTDSVTLSQDAIAEIRHYIDNKIGADFLPKSPRMYRTKSKNAQEAHEAIRPTSVYRTPESVKPFLSADQFKLYQMIWQRTMACQMVEAKFDATTVDIGVGEGVFRATGQVLVFAGFLSVYQEGHDDDDEDEDNKKLPELAVGDALPVDKLYGEQHFTQPPPRFNEATLVKALEEFGIGRPSTYASIIKTLKDREYVTIDQRRFLPTDTGEIVNKFLTEHFTQYVDYDFTAKLEDQLDDIASGKRQWIPVMDKFWKGFHKQIEEKAGIERAKITTEELDETCPKCGQHKLQIKFGKRGRFIACSGYPDCDYTRNLNETAEEAAKAAEEPTIVEGRECPKCGGQLVYKKGRFGKFIGCANYPKCKHIEPLEKPKDTGVACPKCGKGSLIERKSRYGKLFYSCNTYPDCDYATWNPPVAEECPKCHWPVLTIKTTKRWGVEKVCPQKECGWKEQIEPPAPKG; from the coding sequence ATGTCGAAAAACCTGTTGATTGTGGAATCTCCCAACAAAATCAAATCGATTAAAAAATACCTGGGCAGCGATTTTGAAGTATTGGCCTCCTTCGGCCACGTGCGCGATTTGGTGCCGAAAAACGGCGCCGTCGATCCCGAGCACGATTTCGCCATGAAATACGAAGTGCCGGCCAAGAGTAAAAAACACATCGACGCCATCGTGGCGGCCGCCAAAGAAGCCGACACCCTCTATCTGGCCACCGACCCGGACCGCGAAGGCGAAGCCATTTCCTGGCATATCTACGAAATCCTCAAATCCAAACGCGGCATCAAAAATCTGGACGAGCGCACCCTGCGCGTGGTGTTCCACGAAGTTACCAAAAAAGGCGTGCAGGAAGCCCTCAAGCAGCCGCGCAAGCTCGATATGGGCTTGGTGGACGCGCAACAGGCGCGCCGCGCCTTGGATTACCTGGTCGGCTTCAACCTCTCCCCGCTGCTGTGGAAAAAAATCCGGCGCGGCTTGAGCGCCGGTCGCGTGCAAAGCCCTGCCCTGCGCCTGATTTGCGAGCGCGAAAACGAAATCCGCGCCTTTGAAACGCAAGAATACTGGAGCGTGCATCTCGACAGCCACAAAGGCCGCCAAAAATTTGCCGCGAAGCTCACCCAATGGCAGGGCGGCAAACTGGAGCAGTTCTCACTACCCAATGAAGCCGCCCAGGCCGCCGTGTTGGCCGCCATGCAGGGCAAATCCGCGCAAGTGCTCGATGTGGTGAAGAAAAAAGCCACCCGCAAGCCCGCCGCGCCCTACACCACCTCCACCATGCAGCAAGATGCCGTGCGCAAGCTCGGCTTCACCACCGACCGCACCATGCGCACCGCCCAGCAGCTGTTTGAAGGCGTGGATGTCGGACAAGGCTCGGTCGGCCTGATTACTTATATGCGTACCGACAGCGTAACCCTGTCGCAAGACGCGATAGCCGAAATCCGCCACTACATCGACAACAAAATCGGCGCCGATTTCCTGCCCAAATCGCCGCGCATGTACCGCACCAAATCCAAAAACGCCCAAGAGGCGCACGAAGCCATCCGCCCCACTTCGGTATACCGCACGCCCGAAAGCGTGAAGCCCTTCCTTTCCGCCGACCAATTCAAGCTCTACCAAATGATTTGGCAGCGCACCATGGCCTGCCAGATGGTGGAAGCCAAATTCGACGCCACCACCGTGGACATCGGCGTGGGCGAAGGCGTGTTCCGCGCCACCGGCCAAGTGCTCGTATTTGCCGGCTTCCTGAGCGTGTATCAGGAAGGGCACGATGACGACGACGAGGATGAAGACAACAAAAAACTGCCCGAATTGGCCGTGGGCGACGCCCTGCCTGTAGACAAACTCTACGGCGAGCAGCACTTCACCCAGCCGCCGCCCCGCTTCAACGAGGCCACGCTGGTGAAAGCCTTGGAGGAGTTCGGCATCGGCCGCCCCTCCACCTACGCCAGCATCATCAAAACCCTGAAAGACCGTGAATACGTAACCATCGACCAGCGCCGCTTCCTGCCCACCGACACCGGCGAAATCGTGAACAAATTCCTCACCGAACACTTCACCCAATACGTGGACTACGATTTCACCGCCAAGCTCGAAGACCAGCTCGACGACATTGCCAGCGGCAAGCGGCAGTGGATTCCCGTGATGGACAAATTCTGGAAAGGCTTCCACAAACAGATTGAGGAAAAAGCCGGCATCGAGCGCGCCAAAATCACCACCGAAGAGCTGGACGAAACCTGCCCCAAATGCGGCCAGCACAAGCTGCAAATCAAATTCGGCAAACGCGGCCGCTTCATCGCCTGCTCCGGCTACCCCGACTGCGACTACACCCGCAACCTCAACGAAACCGCCGAAGAAGCCGCCAAGGCCGCCGAAGAGCCCACCATCGTAGAAGGGCGCGAATGCCCCAAATGCGGCGGCCAGCTCGTGTATAAAAAAGGCCGTTTCGGCAAATTCATCGGCTGCGCCAACTACCCCAAGTGCAAACACATCGAACCCTTGGAGAAACCCAAAGACACCGGCGTGGCCTGCCCCAAATGCGGCAAAGGCAGCCTGATCGAGCGCAAATCGCGCTACGGCAAGCTGTTCTACAGCTGCAACACCTACCCCGATTGCGACTACGCCACCTGGAACCCGCCCGTGGCCGAAGAGTGCCCGAAATGCCATTGGCCGGTGCTCACCATTAAAACCACCAAGCGCTGGGGCGTAGAAAAAGTCTGCCCACAGAAAGAATGCGGCTGGAAAGAGCAAATCGAACCGCCCGCTCCGAAAGGCTGA
- a CDS encoding DUF494 family protein has product MIDVIAFLINNFQDFDTCPHSEALGSLLEQVGFQDEEIRDTLLFMNVLQERSRSLHRNFREEQAMRVYLPEELAALPPEALGLLHFLVQNSALSVEQREFVLLALMHLADKADEPLTDAHVKVLSLLVLWADKSELPMLISDDLVNALLHGQAVMN; this is encoded by the coding sequence ATGATTGATGTAATTGCCTTTCTGATAAACAACTTCCAAGACTTCGACACTTGCCCGCACAGTGAGGCCTTGGGCAGCCTCTTGGAGCAGGTGGGTTTCCAGGATGAGGAAATTCGTGATACGCTATTATTTATGAACGTGCTCCAAGAACGCAGCCGCTCGCTGCACCGCAATTTCCGCGAGGAGCAGGCAATGCGCGTGTATCTGCCCGAAGAGCTGGCCGCTTTGCCGCCCGAGGCTTTGGGTTTATTGCACTTTTTGGTGCAAAACAGCGCGCTTTCTGTGGAGCAGCGGGAATTTGTGCTGCTGGCGCTGATGCACCTGGCAGACAAGGCAGACGAACCGCTCACCGATGCGCATGTAAAAGTACTGTCGCTCTTGGTGTTGTGGGCAGACAAATCCGAGCTGCCGATGCTCATCAGCGATGATTTGGTTAATGCCCTACTGCACGGCCAGGCGGTGATGAATTGA